The stretch of DNA TTGAATGGTGGTAACAATTACTTTGTCAGCATAGTCGGTAGACAGTAAACGTCTTACCAAGGTTTCTGTATTGGTATTTTCTTCTACACTACCTTCCTGAAATTTATTGAACTCTTCACGGGTTTGTCGGTCAAGGTCTTTTCGGTCAACTACAAACAAACATTTTTCAATATCTGCATTGTCTTTTAGTAGAGTAGAGGCTTTAAATGAAGTTAGGGTTTTACCACTACCTGTGGTGTGCCAGATATAACCGTTTCCGCGGTTCTGGTGAATGCAATCCACAATAGCCTTTACCGCATAAACTTGGTATGGTCGCATCACGAGCAGTTTCTTCTCGCTTTCCACCAATACCATGTACTTGCTAATCATTTCCCCAAGTGTGCACTTGGACAAGAATTTCTCGGCAAATAAGTCCAGTCTATTAATCTTTTGATTATTTACATCTGCCAATTCATACACAGGCAAGAATTGTTCGTCAGCGTTGAATTGAAAGTGTTGGTTCTTATTGTTGGAGAAGTAAATTGTTCTTGACCCATTACTTACAATAAACAACTGCATGTAACACATCAAAGTATTTGTATAGCCATTGCCAGGATCATTTTTGTAATCCACAATTTGTTGCATGGCTTTACGGTGTGAAACATCTAGCTTCTTCAATTCAATTTGCACAACAGGCAATCCATTAATCAGCAAAATGATGTCGTATCGTTGATGACTGTTTTCTGTATTGATGCGTAACTGACTGATTACTTCAAAGTCATTTTTACACCAATCTTTGATGTTGACCAACGTATAATGAAGTGGAGTCCCGTCTTCTCTTTGAAAATACTGTCTTTCTCTAAGTTTTTTAGAAGCTGAAAAAACATCAGGTTCTATGATTTCTTCTCGTAAGCGTAAAAATTCACTCTCCGATAAGCGCACACGGTTCAATGCCTCAAATTTCGTTTTGAAATTTTGTTCTAGCGCCTTCCTGTCCTTAATATCAGAACGGTAGGTGTATTTGAGCTCTTTGAGTTGCTCAATAAAATTTTCTTCTATTTGATATTCTTTAGTCACTAAATTAGTTATATTTTGAAGTTTCTAAATTAGTTATTTTCCGATACAAAACTTGGAGAAAATATTATCTAAAAGGTCATCAGTAGAAATATCGCCTGTAATTAGGCCTAAATAGTGTAAAGATTGACGAATGTCCATGGCTAAGAAATCACCAGTAATGTTAACATCCAAGCCGTCCAATACCTTGCTTAAAAACTCGTTAGCTTGTGTTAGCGCTTCGTAATGTCGTGCATTGGTAACAATTACATCGTTTTGGTTTAATGCACCAGAATTCACATAATTAAACAATTGTTCTTTTATCGCTTCAATGTTTAGTTTTTCTTTGGCAGATACAAACAACACGTTGGCAATACCGTCAAATTTTTCGTCAATTATTGCTTTTTCTGCTTTATCTACTTTATTGGCAATAACCACCAAACGCTTGTTTTTACCTTCAATACGATTTTCAATGTTTTTAATGTCGGTTAATAATTGTGCCTTGGGTATTGCCGCAGCATCCACCAACAACAATACAATCGAAGCTTCATCAATTTTTTCAAACGATTTTTTAATCCCCAACGATTCTATTTCATCTTTGGTATCGCGTATTCCAGCGGTATCAATAAATCGGAAACCTATTCCGTTAATTACTATTTCATCCTCAATGGTATCTCGCGTTGTTCCAGCAATATCAGAAACAATGGCTCTTTCCTCATTCAACAAAGCGTTCAATAAAGTAGATTTACCCACATTAGGTTCACCAACAATAGCCACAGGAACGCCATTTTTAATAACATTACCGTAATTGAACGAACGTATTAATTTAACTAAGGTGTCTTGAAGTTTTACCACCAATTGCTTTAAATCATCTCTATCAGCAAATTCTACATCTTCTTCACTAAAATCAAGCTCTAACTCTATCAACGAAGCAAAATGTATCAATTCTTCTCGTAATTTTTGAATTTCTTGGCTAAAGCCACCACGCATTTGTTGCATAGCCAATTGGTGGGATGCTTCGGAATTGGATGCAATCACATCTGCAACCGCTTCGGCTTGCGATAAGTCTAATTTTCCGTTTAAAAATGCCCGTAAAGTAAATTCACCAGGTCCTGCTGCTTTTGCTCCATTCTTTACCAACAATTGTAACACTTGTTGCTGTATATAAGGCGAACCGTGCGTAGAAATTTCTACTGCATTTTCGCCTGTAAACGATTTTTTATCTTTAAACACACTCACCAATACTTCATCCACTATTTTATCGCCATCGCGTAACGTTCCAAAATGTATGGTATGCGAATCAACTGTAGTTAAATCTTTTCCATAAAAACACTTGTTGCAAATGGTAATGGCATCGGCTCCCGATAAACGTATAACTGCAATTGCACCTATGCCAGAAGCTGTTGCTAAAGCACAAATGGTGTCGCTAATATGGTTTTTGGTTTGCATAGGAGCAAATTTAGTCAATAGATTTGTATTGCTTAAAATAAAAAAGCCAGCAATTAAATTGCTGGCTCTCTCATACCTATAATTGATTAATATTATTTATCGCCTAAATCATCAAAATCCACATCGGTATAGTCTGAAGCAACTTTTTCAACCACTTCTTCACCTTGTTCTAATTTCAACGCTTTAATTTTGTTGATGGCTTCTTCTAAGCCTTCAGTAAATTTTCCAAAATCTTCTTTGTATAAAAACAACTTGTGTTTTTCGAAGAAAAATTTACCGTTATCGGCATTAAATCTTCTTTTACTTTCGGTAACTGTTAAATAATAATCGTCGCCTTTGGTCGATTTAACATCAAAAAAATAAGTTCTCTTCCCTGCTCTTACTGATTTAGAAAATACTTCATCTCTTCTGTTGTCGCTGTCATGGTTTTCTGTTCCTTCCATCTCTTTTTCTTTTTATAATTTTATTAAACTTATTGTATATACAAATCTGATATTTTTTTTGTTAAAAAACAAATTGAAAGATAAAAATAAGCTGTTTATCTATAAATTACTGTCATTCAACTCTATAAACTCCTTTAACCCCTCCGAAACAAAGGTTTCCAATTTTTTGTTTTCGTTCTCAAAAATTAAAATGGCTTGCAGCTTGTTGTTTTTACTCAATATTTCTTTGGCTTTATCGATGCCAACCACCATAAAAACAGTGGCATAGGCATCAGCCACAGCACAATTATCGGTTACTACAGTAGCACTCAATAAGGTATGCGTAACAGGGTAACCCGTTTTTGGATTAATGGTGTGTGAATATTTAATTCCATCTTTTTCGTAAAACTTGCGGTAGTTACCTGATGTTGCCAGGGCTTTGTTTTTCAGGTTTACAATAGCCTCAATGGTTCGTGCTGTTTCGTTTTCAACTGGCTTATCAATACCAATTCGCCATAATTTTTGATTTCGATTTTTGCCAACTGCTTTTACCTCCCCACCAATTTCAACCATGTAATTATCAATGCCATTATTGGCTAAAAAATCTGCAATTACATCAACCGAATAACCTTGAGCAATGGCGTTAAAATCCAACATTAATTCTTTTTTATTTTTGATAACTTTGTTTCCTTCAAAAATCTCAATTGATTCAAAATCAACAAATTTAAGCAGGCTATCTATAGTATTACTATCAGCATTGTTTAAATTTTGAAAACCAAAACCCCAAGCGTTCACCAAATGCGTTACCGTTGGGTCAAAAGCACCTTCTGATGCTGCATAAATTTCTTTTGAACGCTTAAATACATCCAAAAACATCTTATCCACTTCCAAAATAGAATCTGCCTGATTGAATTTTGTAATAATGGATTTTTTGTTGTAAGTAGATAAGGAGTTATCTATTTCAATGAGCAAAGAATCTATCGATCTCTGATAATTATCGCCATTACTGTTGATGTAAACAATATGATACGTGGTACCTTGTGCAAAACCATTCAATTCAATAGTATCTATTTTAGGTTGGTTTGAACACCCAAACACACCTAGTAAAAATAGTACTCCAACAAGCTTTTTCATGTTTGATTATTTTTTGAAGTGCAAAGGAACAAAAAATTAATGTTAATTTTGTTGCATGATACGACCAATAATAGCTTACGGCGACCCTGTTTTAAGAAAAAAAGCCGTTGAAATAGATGAAGATTATCCAGATTTAAACTTATTGCTGGAAGACATGTTTGAAACCATGTACAATTCGCAAGGTGTAGGTTTAGCAGCTCCTCAAATAGGATTATCTATCCGTATTTTTATTGTTGATGCAGCTCCTTTTGTAGATGAAGACAAAGAAGATGTTGAAGGCTTACGCGATTTTAAACGTGTTTTTATCAACCCCATAATTATTGAAGAAACAGGTAAGGAATGGAAGTTTGAAGAAGGATGCTTGAGCATACCTGGCATTAGAGAGGATGTTAGTCGTCAACCCGACTTGATAGTTGAATACTACAATGAAAAATTTGAATTGATAGAAGAGAAACTAACTGGATTACCTGCCAGAATAATACAACACGAATACGACCATATTGAAGGAGTTTTGTTTACCGACAAAATAAACCCATTAAAAAAACAGTTATTAAAAGGTAAACTTAACGATATTGCCAAAGGAAATGTTAAAGTAAATTATAGAATGAAATTCCCTTTAGTAAAGGGTAAACAATAAAATTAAGCCATGAAAAATTACATTTATTTAAGCATTATTTTATTTACGTTATTAAGCTGTGAAACAAACAACGAAGGAAAAGTTGAAGTTACTCCACCTGAAAACGAAGAAGTAGATTTGAACAATTATGAAGGTAGAGTAAGTGAAATTGAAAAATACACCAAACTTATTTATAGCGACAGTCTTGTGTTCCATAAAGAATATGCTGAAAAATTATTAACTGCTTACGATAATTTCATACAACATGACAGTTATTACGATATATCGAAAGAATACATGTTTAAAGCAGGAGAACTTTGCAAAGCATTAGACCGACCTTACGATGCCATTAAATACTTTAACATGCTTTTAGAACGCGACCCAAAAGATAAACATGCTGGTGCTGCCTTATTTTACAAAGCCATGATTATTGGTGATGTGCTTAAAGATGATGCTTTAGCCAAAGAAACCTATCAAGAATTTATCGACAAGTACCCAGATCACCCATTGGTTGAAGGTGCAAAAGCTTCTATTCAATTACAAGGAAAAACCTTAGAAGAAATTGTAAAAGGATTTAAAGAGAAAGAAAAAACCTCCTAGAAACATTTCTAAAGTTTTAAAACTTTAGAAATATTAGTTTTCAACTAAAACAATACTTGCTGGATTTATTTTTATTTTTCGTTCACTGTACAATACACCTATTGCACGTTTAAAGGCTTTTTTACTTACCTGAAACATGTTGTAAATTTCATCGGGATTGCTTTTATCAGAAATATTTATAATCCCTTTTTCTTTCAGCAATTTCTCATAAATTTTGTTCGACAAAATTTCAATTTCATCGATAGCAGTACTATTCATGCTTACATCAATTTTTAAATCTTCACGGATATTTCTAACGTAGCCAACAAACTCATCACCCAATCGAATATCTTTAAACACTTCATTTTTGTAAATCATACCCAAATGTTTTTGCTCAACAACAATGGTATAACCTATGTCGGTTTGCCCGCTAACAATAAAGTTAACTTTATCGCCCACCTTAAGCTCTATTGGATTTTTTCTTAAAAACTTGCTAAACTTGGTTGTACCAACCATTCTATTTGTAACATCATCTTTATACAAGTAAATCAAATAACTTTTATCCTTTTCTACTTTTACAAATTGTTCCGAAAAAGGCACCAACAAATGTTTTTCAACACCCCAATCAAAGAAAGCTCCAAAATCGGTTACATCAACAGCTTTTAGTAATGCTATTTCATTAATCTTTACTTTAGGAATAAGCGTTGTAGCAATAGGTCTATCTTCCGAATCGGTATAAACAAATACCTCAATTTTATCGCCAATTTCCAACCATTTTGGAATGTATTTGTTGGGCAACAAAATCTCGTTTTGCTCGTCAGTAATTAAATAAATTCCTTGAGGAGTGGTTTTAAGTGCTTCTAATTCTACAAAATGTCCGATTTCTTTCATTTTTTTGTTTGTGGATTAAAGGTTAATTAAGTTTTTCAGTGTTTCAAAAACACACCCCTTCCCCCTCTCAAGAGGGGAAGTCTTCGCTCAATACCAACTTCCGTCTTCTGTCTTCCAACTTCCAACTAATTTTCAAATTAATTCGCTGTAATTTTAAACTCTGTTCTACGATTTTCTGCTCGACCTTCGTCTGTTCCATTATCTGCAATTGGCATCGTATCACCATAACCTTTGGTACTCAATCGGTCAGCATTAATACCTTTTTTAACCAAATATTCAAACACGGCTTTTGCTCTGTTTTCTGACAAAACTTGATTCATTTTTTTATCGCCCACGTTATCGGTATGACCGCCCAACTCAATTTTCATTTTTGGATTTTTCACTAAAAACGCCACCAATTTATCCAACTCTACTCTCGACCTATCTTTTAAATCAAATTTAGCCGTTTCAAAAAACACATTTTTAAGCACCACACTCTCTCCAACTTTAATTTTCTTCATCCCAACATTTTTTTCAAATGGTTGAGTAACTGTTCCTCCTGTTAAAGTAAAGTTTTCAGAATGGAACATATATCCTTCTTGAGAAACATTCAATGCATAATCTTGATTAATTGGTAAACAAACCAAATAAGCACCCGTTTTTTCATCAGCATACGATTGAATAGCCACTTTTCCAGTTTTTAAATCTATCAATTCAAAACGAGCTGGCAACACTTCTTTTGTTTCTGCATCGTAAACCTTACCCGCTAAATACGTTACCATGTTTGGTTTTATATTATCTGGCAACTTAAACTTATACAAATCTAAACTACCAAAACCGCCCTCTCTGTCACTTGCAAAATAAGCAAAATTACCTTCAGCATCTACCAACAAGCTATTCTCATCATTAAAGGTATTGATTGGATAACCCAAATTTACAGGGGTTGACCAAACTCCATTTTCATCTTTTTGTGTCATGTAAATATCCAAACCACCCATTCCAACATGCCCGTCAGATGAAAAATAAAGCGTTTTACCATCAGGATGTATAAAAACAGACTCTTCTCTACCAACAGTATTTACCACCTCGCTTAAACGCTCTGGAATCGACCAAGTACCTTCTTCACTTAATTCAGAAGTATAAATGTCTTGATTTTTGATTCCACCCCGAGTTTTCAAGCCACGAACAAAATACAAGGTTTTTCCATCAGAAGAAAAAGAAGGCTGGGTTTCCCAATGCATGGTGTTTATTGGATTGTTTAGGTTTTTAGGATTGGTCCATTTACCCCCAATATTATACGCATAAAACAAATCACAACTGCCTAAACCTGTTCTACCTTGCCCATAACCTTCAAATGGGTCTTCACAAGAAGTAAAAATTAAAAATTGTCCGTTTGGCGATATGGTTGGAGCACCTTCATTGTTTAAGCTATTTATACCTTGTAAAGGCTGTGCCATCATCCAGTTATTATCATCAAACTTGCTGATAAAAAAATCTTCGTTATATCCAGAATAAGTGCTTTTATCATTTAATCGTCTTGTAAAAAGTAAGTATTTATTATCTGCTGAAAGGGCTGGAAAATATTCTGGAAGCTCTGTATTTACACCTTTTCCAAGATTTATTGGTTCAAACGGAACTGGTTTTTTAATCGCTTCCAATGCAAATTCGCAGTTTTTAATCGCACTAATCGCATAAGGCTTCATCATTAAAGGCGAATCTTTAAAGGTCAAATATTTCTCTAAATTTTGTTTGGCCTCCTTATACTTACCCAAATCAAACTGCAACAAACCTAACGAAGCATGTGCTTCTGGAAATAAATTTGGATTAATGTTTATTGATTTCTGATAATGTTCAATCGCTTTTTCTGTATTGTTGTTTTCAGTGTAAACATACGCTAACAACAACTCTGCTTCCGCAAAATTCGGGTCTTTTTCTATTGCCTGAAGCAAACTTAATTCGGCTAAATCGTTTTTTCGCGAATCGTAATACCCCTTACCTTCTTCATAAAATTTAATAGCCTTTTTATTCTCAGTTCCATACTTTTTTTCTTGTGCTTTACACGATAAAACAGTTAAAAAAATAAAAAATATAGCAAGGAAATAGGATTGTTTGATCATGTTGTTCAATTTAACTGTTATGGTATTCTCATGTATTTGTGCGTTTGTAAAGAAATGTTCCATTTCGGATTATTTTTTACATACTCAATTATTGTTGGCAACATTTGTTCCATTTTACTCCATTCGGGCTGCAAATACAATTTACAATCGTTATTTACATGTTTAGACTGCTCTTCAGCCCACTTAAAATCATCCTTGTTAAAGATAATAACTTTTAGTTCATGAGCCAATTTGTAATTCTCTTCTAATGGTTTTATGGTCTTTTTTGGCGACAAACAAATCCAATCCCAAACTCCAGTCAACGGATATGCTCCTGAAGTTTCAATAAATAATTCAACTTGCTCTTTTTTAAGTTTTTGAGAAAGTTCAGTTAAATTATAAATAGAAGGCTCACCACCCGTTACCACAATACTTTTTGCCGGGAATTTTTTCATGTTCTCTACCACTACATCAATATCTGTAAGCGGATGTAAATTCGGGTTCCAGCTTTCTTTTACATCACACCAATGGCAACCCACATCACAACCACCCACACGAATAAAATAAGCAGCCTTACCCGTATTAAACCCTTCCCCTTGAATGGTATAAAATTCTTCCATGATGGGAAGTTTTAAGCCTTTTTCAAGCAATGTTTTATCTTGTTCAGTAATTGTTTCTATTGTATTAATCATAAAATGTAAAAGTAATAATACCTATCTTTATATTTTTAAATAGTTAAGATTATGAAAAGATTCATTTTTCTATTTCTTCTTACGTCTTTTTTTTACTCTTGTATTTCGGTTGAGTTTAAGAAGCCTCAACCAATTAAAGGAAAAAAAATAATTCAATTCCCAAATGAATTAATTGGTACTTATTTAAATAGTGATAATGACACTATAACCATTGCCAACACTTATTTTAAAGCAACTTCATTAACAATTGAATTGAATAATAATTCAAAACCATCTAATAAAATAGACCTTTCTGACAATATATTTCTTAAACAAATGGATAAGAAATATATCCTAAACATGAAAGATGAGAAGAATAAAAGCAATTGGAGCATTATTATCATCAACAAAACGCCAAACGGATTACTAATAAATACATTTAATGTTGACGACAAGGATTTTTTAACTACTCTAAAAACCATTACAAAAACCGAAGAGCTAAGAGATGAAGACGGTAAATTAGAAAAAATAATTATAGACCCTTCTGAAAATGAGTTTAAGAAAATTTTAGCTACACCGTCTCTATTTAATAAAAGTGAGATGATAAAGATTAATTAGATTAAATACTAAAAACCTTTTCATCAAGCCTACCTCCAAGCGTGAAAAACCCAATATGATAACGTCCTTTGGGTAAAGATTGAACGTTTACACTAAATGGATGTTTATTGTCTTGTTCTCGAGTAATTGTTTCTGTGCGTATTTGAGCAATGTTAAACTTATCAAAAACCACAATCTTTACCACCACATTTTTAGGTAATCTTTTTTCAATATTACCGTGAATTGATTTTGCGACATCAGAAACCAACCCTGAATCGGGCTGAACATACTCAATAGAATACCAAGGCGACATGGTTTTAGTAAATTGTGCAACAAAATCTTGTAAACGCTCTATAGAATCTCTATTTTCATGAAAAATAGAAGCAATATCACGGTTATTGGTCATTGTCCAAATGGCTTGTTGCATTGCCGATATAGGGTATTTATTAACCGCCAAATGCTGAGTTAATGCCACGATGTTTTTATCTTTCATTTCTCCAACAATATAACCTTCTCCACTTGATGGTGAACTTTTGTGCGATTGAGAACAAAAACCAAAAACTTCTTTTTGCTGTTTTTGAGATGGATTTAACACAAACAATTCTTCTTTAACCACCAAAATATCTTGCGAATTCGAGTCTAACGACACTAAATTTCTGCCCGATTCTAATTTTAACACCAATCGATTAGGCGATTTATTTTCTACAAGCATATCAATACAATTGCCTTGATGCCCACCTTTACTGGTTATAACACAATTTACCATATTACGCTCTAAAGCATCAAAAACAGATAATGCAAATTGATTAGTTGAATTAAATTTGGGGCTAAACGATGAAAATATTAGGCAAACAATTAGCAGGGTGCTTTTAAAGCACAGGTCTTTTAAAGGTTTCATAATAAAGGATTTAGATAGGTCGGTTTAAACGAATAACGCCGTTTGTTTTCATTTTATTGTAAACCGAGTTTTAAATTTTAATTTTGACAACTAAATATATTCTGCCAAATGAAGAAATACGGACTAATCGGACACCCGCTCACCCACTCTTTTTCGAAGAAGTTTTTTACTGAAAAATTTGAAAAAGAACAATTCAACGATTGTCAGTACGATTTGTTTGATATTTCTTCTATAAACGAACTAGCTATTGTTTTAAAAAACAACCCTGATTTAAGAGGTTTAAACGTAACCATTCCATACAAAGAAGTTGTAATGGATGTTTTAGATGAGATAGATGAAGAGGCTAAAAAAATAGGTGCTGTAAACACGATAAAAATAAAAAACAACAAATTAATTGGTTATAACACCGATTATTTCGGTTTTAAACAATCTTTAAAACCGTTTTTAGAAATATCGCAAGAACGTGCTTTAATTTTAGGAACAGGAGGTGCTTCTAAGGCTGTTTATCATGCTTTAACTTCATTAAACATCAACTGTTTGTTTGTTTCTCGAAATCCTAAAAACGAAAATGAAATTAGTTATGAAGATGTGAACGAATATGTTATTAGAAATCATCAAATAATAGTAAACACTACTCCTGTGGGTACTTACCCAAACATCAACGAAAAACCAAACATTGATTACACGCAAATTACCGCCAAACATTTGTTGTACGATTTGGTGTACAACCCAACTGAAACCCAATTTTTAAAAGAAGGCAAACAGCAAGGTGCCATTGTTTTAAATGGAATGCAAATGCTTCAATTACAAGCCGAAAAAGCTTGGGAAATTTGGAACGAAAAATAAGACTAATTATTTCCCTTGACCAGCACCGCCACCACCGATGTTTAAATTATCACCGGCATCATTATTTTTAACATCACGTTTTTGAGAATCGTAATTGATTTTACCAAAATTATAGTTAAAACTAATGTTAATTGATTGTGAAGCCCATCTCCTGTCGTTTCTGTATGAAAAACCACCAAGGTTAACACTCTCGTTTGCCCAACGCTGAGTTTTAAAAATATCATTAACCCTCAAGGTTATTCTACCTTTTTCTTTCATTACTGTTTTACTAATAGAAGCATTTAAACTATACCTCGCTTCGGTCTTGTTTTGGTAAGTAACTTGTGCTCCAGAATACTGTCCTCTCAATTGAAACGACCACGATTTGTTATAAGTGAAATTAGCTGTTAATTGTGATGACCAACCATAGGTTTGCGATGTAGAATTGGTATTAGCACCATTAATATTCGCTGTCCAAATATTATTGGTATTGTTAATTTTTAACCACTTGTAAGCTTTGTAATCTATAGAAGCTTCGCCACCATAGATAAAAGTGGTGGATAAGTTTTGATTACTCGTAACAAAAATGTTGTTTTCGTTTAAGTAAGTAATCGATTGCTTTTGACCGTTTACTTGTCGGAAATAAACACTCGAATTAAAATTTATTTTATCTCCAAAACGTAAATAGCCCAATTCATAAACATCAATAAATTCAGGTTTTAAGTTCGGGTTTCCTTGCCACAAGTTATAAGGGTCGGTGTACGATGCAAATGGATTTACCTCCCAAGTGTTTGGTCTGTTTATTCTTCTACTGTAGCTAAGCTGTAATTCGTTTTTTTCGTTTGCTTTATATGATAAGTGTGCAGATGGAAATAGGCTTAAATAGTTCTGATTTGATTTTTGCTTGGTATTTTGAAGTTCTGTATTAATTATCGTATTCTCTAACCTTGAACCCAATTTAATTCCAAATTTCTTAAATTGTTTAC from Flavobacteriales bacterium encodes:
- the mnmE gene encoding tRNA uridine-5-carboxymethylaminomethyl(34) synthesis GTPase MnmE → MQTKNHISDTICALATASGIGAIAVIRLSGADAITICNKCFYGKDLTTVDSHTIHFGTLRDGDKIVDEVLVSVFKDKKSFTGENAVEISTHGSPYIQQQVLQLLVKNGAKAAGPGEFTLRAFLNGKLDLSQAEAVADVIASNSEASHQLAMQQMRGGFSQEIQKLREELIHFASLIELELDFSEEDVEFADRDDLKQLVVKLQDTLVKLIRSFNYGNVIKNGVPVAIVGEPNVGKSTLLNALLNEERAIVSDIAGTTRDTIEDEIVINGIGFRFIDTAGIRDTKDEIESLGIKKSFEKIDEASIVLLLVDAAAIPKAQLLTDIKNIENRIEGKNKRLVVIANKVDKAEKAIIDEKFDGIANVLFVSAKEKLNIEAIKEQLFNYVNSGALNQNDVIVTNARHYEALTQANEFLSKVLDGLDVNITGDFLAMDIRQSLHYLGLITGDISTDDLLDNIFSKFCIGK
- a CDS encoding DUF3276 family protein, whose amino-acid sequence is MEGTENHDSDNRRDEVFSKSVRAGKRTYFFDVKSTKGDDYYLTVTESKRRFNADNGKFFFEKHKLFLYKEDFGKFTEGLEEAINKIKALKLEQGEEVVEKVASDYTDVDFDDLGDK
- a CDS encoding FAD:protein FMN transferase, with translation MKKLVGVLFLLGVFGCSNQPKIDTIELNGFAQGTTYHIVYINSNGDNYQRSIDSLLIEIDNSLSTYNKKSIITKFNQADSILEVDKMFLDVFKRSKEIYAASEGAFDPTVTHLVNAWGFGFQNLNNADSNTIDSLLKFVDFESIEIFEGNKVIKNKKELMLDFNAIAQGYSVDVIADFLANNGIDNYMVEIGGEVKAVGKNRNQKLWRIGIDKPVENETARTIEAIVNLKNKALATSGNYRKFYEKDGIKYSHTINPKTGYPVTHTLLSATVVTDNCAVADAYATVFMVVGIDKAKEILSKNNKLQAILIFENENKKLETFVSEGLKEFIELNDSNL
- a CDS encoding peptide deformylase; the encoded protein is MIRPIIAYGDPVLRKKAVEIDEDYPDLNLLLEDMFETMYNSQGVGLAAPQIGLSIRIFIVDAAPFVDEDKEDVEGLRDFKRVFINPIIIEETGKEWKFEEGCLSIPGIREDVSRQPDLIVEYYNEKFELIEEKLTGLPARIIQHEYDHIEGVLFTDKINPLKKQLLKGKLNDIAKGNVKVNYRMKFPLVKGKQ
- a CDS encoding tetratricopeptide repeat protein, with amino-acid sequence MKNYIYLSIILFTLLSCETNNEGKVEVTPPENEEVDLNNYEGRVSEIEKYTKLIYSDSLVFHKEYAEKLLTAYDNFIQHDSYYDISKEYMFKAGELCKALDRPYDAIKYFNMLLERDPKDKHAGAALFYKAMIIGDVLKDDALAKETYQEFIDKYPDHPLVEGAKASIQLQGKTLEEIVKGFKEKEKTS
- a CDS encoding GntR family transcriptional regulator, with product MKEIGHFVELEALKTTPQGIYLITDEQNEILLPNKYIPKWLEIGDKIEVFVYTDSEDRPIATTLIPKVKINEIALLKAVDVTDFGAFFDWGVEKHLLVPFSEQFVKVEKDKSYLIYLYKDDVTNRMVGTTKFSKFLRKNPIELKVGDKVNFIVSGQTDIGYTIVVEQKHLGMIYKNEVFKDIRLGDEFVGYVRNIREDLKIDVSMNSTAIDEIEILSNKIYEKLLKEKGIINISDKSNPDEIYNMFQVSKKAFKRAIGVLYSERKIKINPASIVLVEN
- a CDS encoding PD40 domain-containing protein; its protein translation is MEHFFTNAQIHENTITVKLNNMIKQSYFLAIFFIFLTVLSCKAQEKKYGTENKKAIKFYEEGKGYYDSRKNDLAELSLLQAIEKDPNFAEAELLLAYVYTENNNTEKAIEHYQKSININPNLFPEAHASLGLLQFDLGKYKEAKQNLEKYLTFKDSPLMMKPYAISAIKNCEFALEAIKKPVPFEPINLGKGVNTELPEYFPALSADNKYLLFTRRLNDKSTYSGYNEDFFISKFDDNNWMMAQPLQGINSLNNEGAPTISPNGQFLIFTSCEDPFEGYGQGRTGLGSCDLFYAYNIGGKWTNPKNLNNPINTMHWETQPSFSSDGKTLYFVRGLKTRGGIKNQDIYTSELSEEGTWSIPERLSEVVNTVGREESVFIHPDGKTLYFSSDGHVGMGGLDIYMTQKDENGVWSTPVNLGYPINTFNDENSLLVDAEGNFAYFASDREGGFGSLDLYKFKLPDNIKPNMVTYLAGKVYDAETKEVLPARFELIDLKTGKVAIQSYADEKTGAYLVCLPINQDYALNVSQEGYMFHSENFTLTGGTVTQPFEKNVGMKKIKVGESVVLKNVFFETAKFDLKDRSRVELDKLVAFLVKNPKMKIELGGHTDNVGDKKMNQVLSENRAKAVFEYLVKKGINADRLSTKGYGDTMPIADNGTDEGRAENRRTEFKITAN
- a CDS encoding 7-carboxy-7-deazaguanine synthase QueE, yielding MEEFYTIQGEGFNTGKAAYFIRVGGCDVGCHWCDVKESWNPNLHPLTDIDVVVENMKKFPAKSIVVTGGEPSIYNLTELSQKLKKEQVELFIETSGAYPLTGVWDWICLSPKKTIKPLEENYKLAHELKVIIFNKDDFKWAEEQSKHVNNDCKLYLQPEWSKMEQMLPTIIEYVKNNPKWNISLQTHKYMRIP
- a CDS encoding shikimate dehydrogenase; the encoded protein is MKKYGLIGHPLTHSFSKKFFTEKFEKEQFNDCQYDLFDISSINELAIVLKNNPDLRGLNVTIPYKEVVMDVLDEIDEEAKKIGAVNTIKIKNNKLIGYNTDYFGFKQSLKPFLEISQERALILGTGGASKAVYHALTSLNINCLFVSRNPKNENEISYEDVNEYVIRNHQIIVNTTPVGTYPNINEKPNIDYTQITAKHLLYDLVYNPTETQFLKEGKQQGAIVLNGMQMLQLQAEKAWEIWNEK